A single Bosea sp. PAMC 26642 DNA region contains:
- a CDS encoding L,D-transpeptidase: MPSARIQADAPAPGCEKKASGTVPHGNVMTGRPYNSRNCGGARAAMANNLGMAILAAILSLGANQAFALTAEQINAVTFADRPRQSGEGADPFIVKAQVLLSRRSISPGVIDGVDGENFRKAVAQFRRQEKLGDVEDIDAQAWLKLGGDTTTDIIGEYRLSEKDAGYDFADSIPRDYAKQAKMKRLSYTSPEEMLGERFHMSEKLLSALNPRADYSQAGNPLRVASAARSLEAGSARRIEAVKSTGMVVVFGAGDTILASYPATIGSEDTPSPAGDYTIERIAKNPNYTYDPEKNFVQGKNTETLVLPPGPNGPVGTVWIALSKPTFGIHGTPEPSRVSKTTSHGCVRLTNWDAEELASLVKPGVPVRFVD; this comes from the coding sequence GTGCCTAGCGCCCGAATACAGGCTGACGCTCCTGCACCAGGCTGCGAAAAAAAAGCATCCGGCACAGTGCCCCATGGGAACGTAATGACCGGCCGGCCGTATAACTCACGCAACTGCGGAGGCGCGAGGGCAGCGATGGCAAACAATCTCGGCATGGCAATACTGGCGGCAATCCTGTCGCTCGGGGCAAATCAGGCATTTGCGCTGACCGCAGAGCAGATCAACGCGGTGACCTTTGCCGACCGGCCTCGACAGTCCGGTGAAGGGGCCGACCCCTTCATCGTCAAGGCGCAGGTGCTGCTCAGCCGGCGCAGCATTTCTCCCGGCGTCATCGATGGCGTCGACGGCGAGAACTTTCGCAAGGCGGTCGCACAGTTTCGCCGCCAGGAGAAACTCGGAGATGTAGAGGACATCGACGCCCAGGCTTGGCTTAAACTCGGCGGCGACACCACGACGGATATCATCGGCGAGTACCGGCTATCCGAGAAGGATGCCGGCTATGATTTCGCCGACTCGATCCCGCGCGACTATGCCAAACAGGCGAAGATGAAGCGCCTCTCTTACACCAGCCCGGAGGAAATGCTCGGCGAGCGCTTTCACATGAGCGAGAAGCTGCTGTCCGCGCTGAACCCGCGCGCCGATTATTCGCAAGCCGGCAATCCTCTGCGCGTGGCCTCCGCTGCGCGATCGCTCGAGGCCGGCAGTGCGCGGCGGATCGAGGCTGTCAAGAGCACCGGGATGGTCGTCGTCTTCGGGGCCGGCGATACGATTCTCGCGAGCTACCCGGCAACCATCGGCAGCGAGGATACGCCGTCTCCGGCGGGCGACTACACGATCGAGCGCATCGCAAAAAATCCGAACTATACCTACGATCCCGAGAAGAATTTCGTGCAGGGCAAGAACACCGAAACGCTGGTCCTTCCGCCCGGTCCCAATGGCCCGGTCGGGACGGTCTGGATCGCCCTGTCAAAGCCGACCTTTGGCATACATGGCACGCCCGAACCCTCGCGGGTCAGCAAAACGACGTCACATGGCTGTGTGAGATTGACCAACTGGGACGCCGAGGAACTCGCCAGTCTGGTGAAGCCGGGAGTGCCGGTGCGCTTCGTGGACTGA
- a CDS encoding extensin-like domain-containing protein: MLLLLAASASAARERSDRIGTAAKSPPATIMAPLPPVRPAELKPVAGPEADDGPSSAENGPTAPSACMKTFAERGGIALPLTADHGTGECRVEEPVTFRQIDMPDGSRVEMDSAITVRCAFALDILAWVRDDLPAIAARENGRIGKLVGVGGYACRPRNRVAGAQMSEHAVGNALDLGTLRLQDGRTIALTGGDAASRASREALRKSVCDRFTTVLGPGSDASHKDHLHLDMRQRPRGYRICQWTLD, translated from the coding sequence ATGCTGCTGCTTCTGGCCGCATCCGCATCGGCGGCACGGGAACGTTCCGACCGCATCGGAACGGCGGCAAAATCGCCGCCAGCCACCATCATGGCGCCGCTGCCTCCGGTGAGGCCGGCGGAGTTGAAGCCCGTCGCCGGTCCGGAAGCAGACGACGGACCCTCTTCGGCGGAAAATGGCCCGACTGCGCCCTCAGCCTGCATGAAGACATTCGCCGAACGGGGCGGCATCGCTCTTCCTCTGACAGCTGATCACGGCACCGGCGAGTGCCGCGTCGAGGAGCCGGTCACATTCCGCCAGATCGATATGCCTGACGGCTCCCGCGTCGAGATGGATAGCGCGATCACGGTGCGCTGTGCCTTCGCGCTCGATATCCTGGCATGGGTTCGCGACGACCTGCCGGCGATCGCTGCCCGGGAGAATGGCAGGATAGGCAAGCTGGTCGGCGTCGGTGGATATGCCTGCCGGCCGCGAAATCGGGTTGCGGGTGCGCAGATGAGCGAACATGCCGTAGGCAACGCGCTCGACCTGGGCACATTGCGCCTGCAGGACGGCAGAACCATTGCCCTGACTGGCGGCGACGCTGCATCTCGCGCCAGTCGCGAAGCCCTCCGCAAGAGCGTCTGCGACAGGTTTACGACCGTCCTGGGGCCAGGCTCCGATGCGTCGCACAAGGATCATCTCCACCTCGATATGCGTCAACGCCCGCGCGGGTACCGCATCTGCCAGTGGACGCTCGACTGA
- a CDS encoding substrate-binding domain-containing protein: protein MTMTKRLLLAAGFSVALTGLALAQTTTAAPPAASAPAAAGTRYITVSSTTSTQDSGLFSYILPLFKVKSGIEVRVISQGTGQALDTGRRGDADVVFVHARAQEENFVADGFGLERKPVMYNDFVLIGPKSDPAGIAGTKDIAAALVKIQEKSAVFVSRGDKSGTHAAELSLWKIAGVDIDAKRGGWYREIGQGMGAALNSAGAMGGYVLADRGTWISFKNRGDLVIAVEGDRRLFNQYGVIAVNPAKHPHVKIADGQAFVTWLTSPEGQKAIADYKIEGQQLFFPNATQAGA, encoded by the coding sequence ATGACGATGACCAAACGCCTGCTGCTGGCGGCCGGCTTTTCCGTTGCGCTGACGGGTCTTGCGCTTGCGCAGACCACGACAGCCGCGCCGCCTGCCGCATCCGCGCCCGCTGCGGCGGGAACGCGCTACATCACCGTGTCCTCGACGACCTCGACGCAGGATTCAGGGCTGTTCAGCTATATCCTGCCGTTGTTCAAGGTGAAGTCCGGCATCGAGGTACGGGTGATCTCGCAGGGCACCGGGCAGGCGCTCGACACCGGCCGCCGCGGCGATGCCGACGTCGTCTTCGTCCATGCCAGGGCGCAGGAGGAGAACTTCGTCGCTGATGGTTTCGGGCTGGAGCGCAAGCCTGTGATGTACAACGACTTCGTGCTGATCGGCCCCAAGAGCGATCCGGCCGGGATCGCCGGTACGAAGGATATCGCCGCGGCGCTGGTCAAGATTCAGGAGAAAAGCGCGGTCTTCGTCTCGCGCGGCGACAAGTCGGGCACCCATGCGGCCGAGCTTTCGCTATGGAAGATCGCCGGCGTCGACATCGATGCCAAGCGCGGCGGCTGGTATCGCGAGATCGGGCAGGGCATGGGCGCCGCGCTCAACAGCGCCGGTGCGATGGGCGGCTATGTGCTGGCCGATCGCGGCACCTGGATCTCGTTCAAGAACCGGGGCGATCTCGTCATCGCGGTCGAGGGCGATCGGCGCTTGTTCAACCAGTATGGCGTGATCGCGGTGAACCCTGCCAAGCACCCGCATGTGAAGATCGCCGACGGGCAGGCCTTCGTGACCTGGCTGACGAGCCCCGAGGGCCAGAAGGCGATCGCCGATTACAAGATCGAGGGTCAGCAGCTGTTCTTCCCGAACGCGACGCAGGCGGGCGCGTAA
- a CDS encoding ATP-binding cassette domain-containing protein — protein MRDVASILPLHLDRVCFAAEGRELVTDASFSIPAGGLTVLLGPNGAGKSLMLRLCHGLLAPSAGAVHWAAGSASRAKRHAMVFQKPIMLRRSVEANVVHALAAAGVGGVERRQRAQAALERFGLADRAGQAARLLSGGEQQRLAIARAWSLRPELLFLDEPTSQLDPAATRQIEALLSGLVAEGITVMMSTHDLGQARRLASRVLFLHRGRLIEDALAETFFDGPVSAEARSFIAGDLIW, from the coding sequence ATGCGTGACGTAGCCTCGATCCTGCCGCTACATCTCGACCGCGTCTGCTTCGCCGCCGAGGGGCGCGAGCTCGTCACGGATGCGAGCTTTTCGATACCGGCGGGCGGCCTGACCGTGCTGCTGGGTCCCAACGGCGCCGGCAAATCGCTGATGCTGCGGCTCTGCCATGGTTTGCTCGCGCCGAGCGCGGGGGCGGTGCACTGGGCGGCGGGCTCCGCGAGCCGGGCCAAACGCCATGCCATGGTGTTCCAGAAGCCGATCATGCTGCGCCGCTCGGTCGAGGCTAATGTCGTCCACGCGCTGGCTGCGGCTGGCGTCGGCGGTGTGGAGCGGCGCCAGCGCGCACAGGCGGCGCTGGAGCGCTTCGGATTGGCGGATCGGGCCGGGCAGGCGGCGCGCCTGCTCTCGGGCGGCGAGCAGCAGCGGCTGGCGATTGCCCGTGCCTGGAGCCTGCGGCCCGAACTGCTGTTCTTGGACGAACCGACCTCGCAGCTCGACCCTGCGGCAACCCGTCAGATCGAGGCGCTGCTGTCGGGGCTCGTGGCGGAGGGCATCACGGTGATGATGTCGACCCATGATCTCGGCCAGGCCAGGCGGCTGGCGAGCCGCGTGCTCTTTCTGCATCGCGGGAGGCTGATCGAGGATGCGCTGGCCGAGACATTCTTCGATGGGCCGGTTTCGGCCGAGGCGCGCTCCTTTATTGCCGGAGACCTGATCTGGTGA
- a CDS encoding ABC transporter permease: MVEFGAIFQAAFGLVAGLDPGFLAIVGLSLRVTLTAVLIAAVIGLPLGAALALARFPGRAVVIVCLNALMGLPPVVAGLIVFLLLSRSGPLGSFGMLFTPTAMVVAQVLLVLPIVIALTRQTVEDLWTEYRDHLRSVGLDGMRAIPTLLFDGRFALATALLAGFGRASAEVGAVLIVGGNIAGYTRTMTTAITLETSKGDLPLALGLGLVLLTLTLAINAVAFGASRIGARYAG; the protein is encoded by the coding sequence ATCGTGGAATTTGGGGCGATCTTTCAGGCGGCCTTCGGGCTGGTGGCCGGGCTCGATCCCGGCTTCCTGGCGATCGTCGGGCTGTCGCTGCGTGTGACGCTGACCGCCGTGCTGATTGCCGCCGTGATCGGGCTGCCGCTCGGTGCTGCGCTGGCGCTGGCGCGCTTTCCGGGCCGGGCGGTCGTCATCGTCTGCCTCAACGCGCTGATGGGATTGCCGCCGGTGGTGGCGGGGCTGATCGTGTTCCTGCTGCTCTCGCGTTCGGGCCCGCTGGGGTCGTTCGGGATGCTGTTCACGCCGACGGCGATGGTTGTCGCGCAGGTCCTGCTGGTGCTGCCGATCGTGATCGCGCTGACCCGGCAGACGGTCGAGGATCTCTGGACCGAGTATCGCGACCATCTGCGCTCGGTCGGGCTCGACGGCATGAGGGCGATCCCGACATTGCTGTTCGACGGGCGCTTCGCGCTGGCCACCGCGCTGCTGGCGGGCTTCGGCCGCGCCAGCGCCGAGGTCGGGGCGGTGCTGATCGTCGGCGGCAACATCGCCGGCTATACCCGCACGATGACGACTGCGATCACGCTGGAGACCTCCAAGGGCGATCTGCCGCTGGCGCTGGGCCTGGGCCTCGTGCTGCTGACGCTGACGTTGGCGATCAACGCGGTCGCCTTCGGCGCAAGCCGGATCGGCGCGCGCTATGCCGGATGA
- a CDS encoding GGDEF domain-containing protein — protein sequence MNASPLRAPLDQFPAAEPVRSVEDGRTNAGSAANDRIAQLERELRDAHRRLAEMTRLAYVDSLSGLGNRRAFDDEMLRTVDRARRYQMPAVVALFDIDRFKEVNDLYGHDAGDAMIVAIGQCLRSQIRASDFVARIGGDEFAVILSNIAFEDACQRVELLSEAVCAIEYKLGGEMLQISVSVGTSAVEADPSHQPLRAADQAMYRRKRAARTIYNI from the coding sequence ATGAACGCCTCACCCCTGCGCGCCCCGCTCGATCAGTTCCCGGCTGCCGAGCCTGTCCGCTCCGTCGAGGACGGCAGGACCAACGCCGGCTCCGCCGCGAACGACCGCATCGCGCAGCTCGAACGTGAACTTCGGGACGCCCATCGCCGCCTCGCCGAGATGACCAGGCTCGCCTATGTCGACAGCCTGAGCGGGCTGGGCAACCGCCGCGCCTTCGACGACGAGATGCTGCGCACGGTCGACCGGGCCCGGCGCTACCAGATGCCCGCCGTCGTCGCGCTGTTCGACATCGACCGCTTCAAGGAGGTCAACGACCTCTATGGCCACGACGCCGGCGACGCCATGATCGTCGCCATCGGCCAGTGCCTGCGCTCGCAGATCCGCGCCTCGGATTTCGTCGCCCGGATCGGCGGCGACGAGTTCGCCGTCATCCTCAGCAACATCGCCTTCGAGGATGCCTGCCAGCGCGTCGAACTGCTGAGCGAGGCCGTCTGCGCCATCGAATACAAGCTCGGCGGCGAGATGCTGCAGATCTCGGTCTCGGTCGGCACCTCGGCGGTCGAGGCCGACCCCTCCCACCAGCCGCTGCGCGCCGCCGACCAGGCGATGTACCGCCGCAAGCGCGCCGCCCGGACGATCTACAACATCTGA
- a CDS encoding phosphoserine transaminase, with amino-acid sequence MTNTAPAALPRVPNFSSGPCAKRPGWTLKGLSGAPLGRSHRAKIGKDKLKLAIDLTREVLQIPADYRIGIVPASDTGAVEMAMWSLLGARGVDMVAWESFGEGWVTDVAKQLRLTDVRTITAPYGELPNLKKIDSKNRDVVFTWNGTTSGVRVPDASWIADDREGLTICDATSAAFAQRLDWPKLDVTTFSWQKVLGGEAAHGMIVLSPRAVERLVTYKPAWPLPKIFRMTSGGKLIEGIFQGETINTPSMLAVEDYLDALGWAKKVGGLDGLVKRADGNFRVIAKFVRENDWIDFLAVKPKTRSNTSVCLKFSDPAVTALAPDAQAAFAKQVVAIIEKAGAGFDLGHYRDAPPGLRIWCGATVQSRDLKALLPWIAYAFAEAKAGLAKKAA; translated from the coding sequence ATGACGAATACGGCTCCGGCCGCGCTGCCGCGCGTGCCCAATTTCTCGTCCGGCCCCTGCGCCAAGCGCCCCGGCTGGACCCTCAAGGGCCTTAGCGGGGCCCCGCTCGGCCGCTCGCACCGCGCAAAAATCGGCAAGGACAAGCTCAAGCTCGCGATCGACCTGACGCGCGAAGTGCTGCAGATCCCGGCCGATTACCGCATCGGCATCGTGCCGGCGTCGGACACCGGCGCGGTCGAGATGGCGATGTGGTCGCTGCTCGGGGCGCGCGGCGTCGATATGGTCGCCTGGGAGAGCTTTGGCGAGGGCTGGGTGACCGACGTCGCCAAGCAGCTGCGCCTGACCGATGTGCGCACCATCACCGCGCCCTATGGCGAGCTGCCCAACCTGAAGAAGATCGACAGCAAGAACCGCGACGTCGTCTTCACCTGGAACGGCACGACGTCGGGCGTGCGCGTGCCCGATGCGAGCTGGATCGCCGATGACCGCGAGGGGCTGACGATCTGCGACGCGACCTCGGCGGCCTTCGCCCAGCGCCTCGACTGGCCAAAGCTCGATGTCACCACCTTCTCCTGGCAGAAGGTGCTCGGCGGCGAGGCGGCCCATGGCATGATCGTGCTGTCGCCGCGCGCGGTCGAGCGGCTGGTCACCTACAAGCCGGCCTGGCCGCTGCCGAAGATTTTTCGCATGACCTCGGGCGGCAAGCTGATCGAGGGCATCTTCCAGGGCGAGACGATCAACACGCCCTCCATGCTCGCGGTCGAGGATTATCTCGATGCGCTCGGCTGGGCGAAGAAGGTCGGCGGGCTGGACGGGCTGGTGAAGCGCGCGGACGGCAATTTCCGCGTCATCGCGAAATTCGTGCGCGAGAACGACTGGATCGATTTTCTCGCGGTGAAGCCGAAGACGCGCTCCAACACGAGCGTCTGCCTGAAGTTCTCCGACCCGGCCGTGACGGCGTTGGCTCCTGACGCGCAGGCGGCCTTCGCCAAGCAGGTCGTCGCGATCATCGAGAAGGCCGGAGCCGGCTTCGACCTCGGCCATTACCGCGACGCCCCTCCGGGCCTGCGCATCTGGTGCGGCGCGACGGTGCAGTCGCGCGATCTGAAGGCGCTGCTGCCGTGGATCGCGTATGCCTTCGCCGAGGCCAAGGCCGGGCTGGCGAAGAAGGCGGCGTAA
- the serA gene encoding phosphoglycerate dehydrogenase yields the protein MTTAPRVLISDALSPAAVQIFKDRGIEVTFDPNLGKDKDKLLAMIGDYDGLAIRSATKATAKLLEAAKNLKVIGRAGIGVDNVEIPAATARGIIVMNTPFGNSITTAEHAIAMMFALARQIPSADVSTQAGKWEKNRFMGVEITAKTLGLIGCGNIGAIVAERGIGLKMRVIAYDPYLTPERAVALGVEKVELEDLLKRADFITLHVPMTEKTRNILSAEALAKTKKGVRIINCARGGLVDEQALAELIKSGHVAGAAFDVFSQEPAESNPLFGLENVVCTPHLGAATNEAQENVALQVAEQMSDYLLKGAITNAVNFPSISAEEAPRIKPFVALAEKLGSFLGQLTEAPVKGIRIEYEGAVASLNLKAISAAAITGVLRPFLPEINMVNAAMVAKEKGIVVEEMTREVAGNLESVIRIVVDAEDMPRHASGTVFQDGKPRIVEIRDIQVDAEFAPHMLYVRNADKPGFIGQFGSLLGAAGVNVATFSLGRDKPGGDAICYVAVDEAISDELLAKIHEIPMVKRARRLRF from the coding sequence ATGACCACCGCCCCCCGCGTCCTGATCTCCGACGCCCTCTCCCCCGCCGCCGTGCAGATCTTCAAGGATCGCGGCATCGAGGTGACGTTCGATCCGAACCTCGGCAAGGACAAGGACAAGCTCCTTGCGATGATCGGGGATTATGATGGGCTGGCCATCCGCTCGGCCACCAAGGCCACCGCAAAGCTGCTGGAAGCCGCGAAGAACCTGAAAGTGATCGGCCGCGCCGGCATCGGTGTCGACAATGTCGAAATCCCGGCCGCCACCGCGCGCGGCATCATCGTGATGAACACGCCCTTCGGCAATTCGATCACCACCGCCGAACACGCCATCGCGATGATGTTCGCGCTCGCCCGGCAGATCCCCTCGGCCGATGTTTCGACGCAAGCCGGGAAGTGGGAGAAGAACCGCTTCATGGGCGTCGAGATCACCGCCAAGACGCTCGGCCTGATCGGCTGCGGCAATATCGGCGCCATCGTCGCCGAGCGCGGCATCGGCCTGAAGATGCGCGTCATCGCCTACGACCCCTATCTCACACCCGAGCGCGCGGTCGCACTCGGCGTCGAGAAGGTCGAGCTGGAAGACCTCCTGAAGCGCGCCGATTTCATCACGCTGCATGTCCCGATGACGGAAAAGACCAGGAACATCCTCTCGGCCGAGGCGCTGGCGAAGACCAAGAAGGGCGTGCGCATCATCAACTGCGCCCGTGGCGGGCTGGTCGACGAGCAGGCGCTGGCTGAGCTGATCAAGAGCGGCCATGTCGCGGGTGCCGCCTTCGACGTGTTCTCGCAGGAGCCGGCCGAGAGCAATCCGCTCTTCGGGCTGGAGAACGTCGTCTGCACGCCCCATCTCGGCGCCGCCACCAACGAGGCGCAGGAGAATGTCGCGCTGCAGGTCGCCGAGCAGATGAGCGACTATCTGCTGAAAGGCGCGATCACCAATGCGGTGAACTTCCCCTCGATCTCGGCCGAGGAAGCCCCCCGCATCAAGCCCTTCGTGGCACTCGCCGAAAAGCTCGGCTCGTTCCTGGGCCAGCTCACCGAGGCGCCGGTCAAGGGCATCCGCATCGAATATGAGGGCGCGGTCGCGAGCCTGAACCTTAAGGCGATTTCGGCTGCGGCCATCACCGGCGTGCTGCGGCCCTTCCTGCCCGAGATCAACATGGTGAACGCCGCCATGGTGGCGAAGGAAAAGGGCATTGTCGTCGAGGAGATGACCCGCGAGGTCGCCGGCAATCTGGAGAGCGTCATCCGCATCGTCGTCGACGCCGAAGACATGCCGCGCCACGCCTCAGGCACCGTGTTCCAGGACGGCAAGCCGCGCATCGTCGAGATCCGCGACATCCAGGTCGATGCCGAGTTCGCGCCGCACATGCTCTATGTCCGCAACGCCGACAAGCCGGGCTTCATCGGCCAGTTCGGCTCGCTGCTCGGCGCGGCCGGCGTCAATGTCGCGACCTTCTCGCTGGGCCGCGACAAGCCCGGCGGCGACGCGATCTGCTATGTCGCGGTCGACGAGGCGATCTCGGACGAACTGCTGGCGAAGATCCACGAGATCCCGATGGTCAAGCGGGCGCGGCGCCTGCGGTTCTGA
- a CDS encoding DUF1902 domain-containing protein: MAPVKFEVRRDEEAGVWYAVATDDSGIVTEAETIEALHERLKQLVPDFLELDCDCPIELEMCSDELAFGCCELPPR, translated from the coding sequence ATGGCGCCCGTCAAGTTCGAGGTCCGTCGCGATGAGGAGGCTGGCGTCTGGTACGCGGTCGCGACCGACGACAGCGGCATCGTCACCGAAGCCGAGACGATCGAGGCCCTGCATGAGCGGCTGAAGCAGCTCGTGCCGGACTTCCTTGAACTCGACTGCGACTGCCCGATCGAATTGGAGATGTGCAGCGACGAACTGGCCTTCGGCTGCTGCGAGCTGCCGCCGCGCTAA
- the bla gene encoding class A beta-lactamase — MLRAAAFTLTCLIATPTLADWDKAKLDREIIAIERQSKGRLGVALLDLKDRKTWSHRGAERFPMQSVFKLPLAVAVLQAVEAGKLKLDQPVTIKRSEFSLYHSPLADALEGESKAYPLRELIARAAGDSDNTAADFLLRLVGGPQAVTAMLKAGGITGMSIDRYERMLQPEILGLPGFGWDQAIDRRQFNQSVQAVPAAKRRAALQAALSDPRDSATPDASVAFLEALAKGNWLRDPTHAAWLDRVISETMSGPERLRAGLPEKARLAHKTGLGPSPESLNHATNDIGLVTLPNGRVFAIAVYLAGSTADAKQREAAHAAVARLAVGALR, encoded by the coding sequence ATGCTTCGAGCCGCCGCCTTCACCCTTACCTGCCTCATTGCCACGCCGACGCTGGCCGACTGGGACAAGGCGAAACTCGACCGCGAGATTATCGCGATCGAGCGGCAGTCGAAGGGGCGGCTCGGCGTCGCCCTGCTCGACCTGAAGGACCGCAAGACCTGGTCGCATCGCGGAGCCGAGCGCTTCCCGATGCAGAGCGTCTTCAAGCTGCCGCTGGCGGTGGCGGTGCTGCAGGCTGTCGAAGCCGGCAAGCTGAAGCTCGATCAGCCGGTCACGATCAAACGCAGCGAGTTCTCGCTCTATCACAGCCCGCTCGCCGACGCCTTGGAGGGCGAGAGCAAGGCCTATCCGCTGCGCGAACTGATCGCGCGCGCCGCCGGCGACAGCGACAACACCGCCGCCGACTTTCTGTTACGTCTGGTCGGCGGCCCGCAGGCGGTCACGGCGATGCTGAAGGCCGGCGGCATCACGGGCATGTCGATCGACCGTTATGAGCGCATGCTTCAGCCCGAGATTCTCGGCCTGCCGGGCTTCGGCTGGGACCAGGCGATCGACCGGCGGCAGTTCAATCAGTCCGTCCAGGCCGTACCGGCGGCAAAGCGCCGGGCGGCCCTGCAGGCGGCTCTTTCCGACCCGCGCGACAGCGCGACCCCCGACGCCTCGGTCGCCTTCCTCGAAGCACTGGCGAAGGGCAACTGGCTGCGCGATCCGACCCACGCCGCCTGGCTCGACCGCGTCATCAGCGAGACCATGTCGGGGCCGGAGCGCCTGCGCGCCGGCCTGCCGGAGAAGGCGCGCCTGGCGCACAAGACCGGGTTGGGACCGAGCCCCGAAAGCCTGAACCACGCCACCAACGACATCGGCCTCGTCACGCTGCCCAATGGCCGCGTCTTCGCCATCGCGGTCTATCTGGCGGGCTCGACCGCCGATGCGAAACAGCGCGAGGCGGCCCATGCGGCCGTGGCGCGGCTGGCGGTCGGCGCATTGCGGTGA
- a CDS encoding DMT family transporter: MPPTQTLPQRAWANPYLLLALTMLMWSGNAVASRLAVGNISPMTMTALRWGGVCLVLPLLLRGQIAEHAPSLRRRWCYIALMGVCGFTMFNAFLYLAGYSTTAINIGILQGSIPIFVLIGAFLAFRTPIAPLQALGVAVTMVGIAVTASRGDIHVLAGLSFATGDVYIILASILYAGYTVAIRKRPAIPALVFFTAAAFAAFVGSLPLLAIEIATGNAFWPTPKGLLVLVFVVLGPSMVAQLSFLRAVELIGPGRAGVFANLVPVFTPIMAVLIIGEQLALYHGVALLLVLGGIFIAERLGRR; encoded by the coding sequence TTGCCTCCCACCCAGACCCTGCCGCAGCGAGCCTGGGCCAATCCCTATCTCCTGCTGGCGCTGACGATGCTGATGTGGTCCGGCAATGCCGTCGCCAGCCGGCTCGCGGTCGGCAACATCTCGCCGATGACGATGACCGCCCTGCGCTGGGGCGGCGTCTGCCTAGTGCTGCCTTTGCTGCTGCGCGGCCAGATCGCCGAACATGCGCCTAGCTTGCGCCGCCGCTGGTGCTACATCGCGCTGATGGGCGTCTGCGGCTTCACAATGTTCAACGCGTTCCTGTATCTCGCCGGCTATTCCACCACCGCGATCAATATCGGCATTCTGCAGGGCTCGATCCCGATCTTCGTGCTGATCGGCGCCTTCCTGGCCTTCCGCACGCCGATCGCCCCGCTGCAGGCGCTGGGCGTGGCCGTCACCATGGTCGGCATCGCGGTCACGGCCAGCCGCGGCGACATCCATGTGCTCGCGGGCCTCAGCTTCGCGACCGGCGATGTCTACATCATCCTCGCCTCGATACTCTATGCCGGCTACACGGTCGCGATCCGCAAGCGCCCGGCCATACCGGCCCTGGTCTTCTTCACGGCCGCGGCCTTTGCCGCCTTCGTCGGTTCCCTGCCGCTGCTCGCGATCGAGATCGCGACCGGCAACGCGTTCTGGCCAACGCCGAAGGGCTTGCTCGTCCTCGTCTTCGTGGTGCTCGGGCCCTCCATGGTGGCGCAACTCAGCTTCCTGCGTGCGGTCGAACTGATCGGTCCCGGCCGGGCCGGCGTCTTCGCCAATCTGGTCCCGGTCTTCACGCCGATCATGGCCGTGCTGATCATCGGCGAGCAGCTCGCGCTCTATCACGGGGTGGCCTTGCTGTTGGTGCTGGGCGGCATCTTCATCGCCGAGCGGTTGGGGCGGCGCTGA
- a CDS encoding type 1 glutamine amidotransferase yields the protein MIDVSARPLRLLVVDGNTREQREAHAAGYGGLSPSAAYAQEVTAIAPDAITDICLPADAGANLPDGAGLQSYDGIFLTGSSLHIYHDDPAITRQIDLMRAIYASGTPCFGSCWGIQIGAVAAGGTVVANPRGREVGFARRITLTEAGRDHPLLAGRPLSFDAPAIHLDTIVQPPGDTLVLASNVYSTVHAAEIRHDGGVFWGVQYHPEFPLRQVASILRRMVPQLIDEGFRKDDAAARTWLDEIAALDADPARGDLAWSHGLDAEVLDDARRVTELRNFLTHRVQPHASSRGRA from the coding sequence ATGATCGACGTTTCAGCCCGCCCCCTTCGCCTGCTCGTCGTCGACGGCAATACGCGCGAGCAGCGCGAGGCCCATGCGGCGGGTTATGGGGGCCTCTCGCCGTCCGCCGCCTATGCGCAGGAGGTAACCGCGATTGCGCCCGACGCGATCACCGATATCTGCCTGCCGGCCGATGCGGGGGCGAACCTGCCCGACGGCGCCGGCCTGCAATCCTATGACGGCATCTTCCTCACTGGCTCGTCCCTGCACATCTATCATGACGACCCCGCGATCACCCGCCAGATCGATTTGATGCGGGCGATCTATGCCAGCGGCACGCCCTGTTTCGGCTCCTGCTGGGGCATCCAGATCGGCGCGGTCGCCGCCGGGGGAACGGTCGTCGCCAATCCCAGGGGCCGAGAGGTCGGCTTCGCCCGCCGCATCACGCTGACGGAAGCCGGGCGCGACCACCCGCTGCTTGCCGGCAGGCCTTTATCCTTCGACGCGCCCGCGATCCATCTCGACACCATCGTCCAACCGCCCGGCGACACGCTGGTGCTGGCCTCAAACGTCTACAGCACCGTCCATGCCGCCGAGATCAGGCATGATGGCGGCGTCTTCTGGGGCGTGCAGTACCACCCCGAATTCCCACTGAGACAGGTCGCCTCGATTCTGCGGCGCATGGTGCCGCAGCTGATCGACGAGGGCTTCCGCAAGGACGACGCAGCCGCAAGGACCTGGCTCGACGAGATCGCCGCGCTGGACGCCGACCCCGCCCGCGGCGATCTCGCCTGGAGCCATGGCCTCGACGCGGAGGTCCTCGACGATGCGCGCCGCGTCACCGAACTGAGGAATTTCCTGACCCACCGCGTCCAGCCACATGCGAGTTCGCGCGGGCGGGCGTGA